TTCCATACTGGTTTTGGCGGCACCTCATCTTTTTCAGGGCCTACTACTATCCTGCCTTCCCGCATCCCCCCGACGAGATAAAAAACACCGGCTTTTAAATCTTCTTTTTTGGCAATTACGGCAAGATTTCCAAGTATATCTTCCCTGTCCTCAAACCTTGCAATAATAATCCGTCCAGCCCTGCCTGTCTGGTATTTCATAAATCCTCCGTTTTGCCTTAATCAAAGAATTCCTCGAAGCTTAGCTTTAGGGTATAAATTATCATTTCTCGCTGTCATTCCCGCTTGTCGGGAATCCTTCTCAGAAAGATTCTGGACAAGCCAGAATGACATAGTGAAAAGTCGTTTTCAATCTTGATACCTCGCCCCGAAATGTCGGGACTGCGTGGTAGTTCAATTATACAAAAAAATTGTATAAAATCAAATGCAAATAAAGACAAAAAATAAAAATTGGAAGAGCCGAGATTTTTTTCTTGACATAGGGTAGGTGGGTATGGTATATTCTGATTAAGAACTCAGAGCTTGGAGATAGCAACTCATTAAAAAGACAATGAAAACAAAACAGGGCGTTTCACATGAAGAACAGCTGGTTTTTTTAAAAAAGATTGAAGGACAGGTGCGCGGGATACAGAAGATGATTGAAGACGGAAGATACTGCATGGATATCCTAACCCAGCTTCATTCTATTGTCGGGGCGATATTAAGGGTTGAGTCGGAGATATTTAAAAGGCATCTTGAGGGCTGTGTCACTAATGCGCTTAAGGGCAGATCCGAGGCGGAAAAGCAAAAAAAGATAGATGAAGTTATCGGCATGCTCACAAGATTCAGAAAAATATCATAAAAAAGGAGGAATCAGATGATAAGAAAAATAAATATTATAGGTGTTGGCTTGCTGATAATCCAGCTTGTATTTGCCAGCGTCGGCTATGCAAAGGGGCTGCATCTGCACAAGAAGGCCGGCAGTTTTATTGTCCACTTTAAAACAGAAAAGGCGCCTTTTGTGGGTGAAAACCCTGTTAAAGTTGAGATTGAAGATGCAAATAAAAATATGCTTGTAGATCCAAAGACAAAGATTAAGATAAATTATTCAATGCCTGCAATGCCCGGCATGCCTGCCGTGAGTTATGATACGGAAGCAGGGCTGAAAGATAAGGCTTATGAGGCGAAGCTTGATCTGTCCATGTCAGGGTCCTGGGGTATTACCGTTAAGATTTTAATGCCCGGGAAAACTCCTGTAACAGCAAAATTTACCATGGATGCAAGGTAGAAAAGCTGTCAGGGGTAAGGCCTGAGGCGTAATGGGTGCAATGCATAGGGTCAAGGGTCAACAGGCTATTGAAAAAGTCCATTATTACTAAAAAAATTGTCATACCCGCGAAGGCGGGTATCCAGACCGTATTGAAAATACTGGATTCCCGTTTTTACGGGAATGACGACCAAATGCGTGAAAATAGTTTTTTAACAGCCTGTCAAGGGAATACAATTCATTCCTTGCTACTTGCCCCTTGCTACATGACCCTTATTGCCTTCTTCTTGTTGTTTACCTCCATTGCATTTGCCGAAGATTTGAGCCTGCAGGCGTTGATTGACGAGGCGCTTCTGAACAGCCC
Above is a genomic segment from Nitrospirota bacterium containing:
- a CDS encoding metal-sensitive transcriptional regulator; this translates as MKTKQGVSHEEQLVFLKKIEGQVRGIQKMIEDGRYCMDILTQLHSIVGAILRVESEIFKRHLEGCVTNALKGRSEAEKQKKIDEVIGMLTRFRKIS
- a CDS encoding FixH family protein; the encoded protein is MIRKINIIGVGLLIIQLVFASVGYAKGLHLHKKAGSFIVHFKTEKAPFVGENPVKVEIEDANKNMLVDPKTKIKINYSMPAMPGMPAVSYDTEAGLKDKAYEAKLDLSMSGSWGITVKILMPGKTPVTAKFTMDAR